Proteins found in one Sorghum bicolor cultivar BTx623 chromosome 1, Sorghum_bicolor_NCBIv3, whole genome shotgun sequence genomic segment:
- the LOC110431668 gene encoding tobamovirus multiplication protein 2A, with the protein MAACRGFFECLLRLLNFILTVAGLAMVGYGIYLLVEWTKISEDGSGGGLTAEVLVSARPLLGAVALGDSFLDDLPKAWFIYLFIGVGAIVFLVSLFGCIGAGTRNTCCLCFYAFLVILLILAEAGAAAFIFFDQSWKDVIPVDKTHNFDVMYDFLKENWEIARWVALGVVVFEAVLFLLALVVRAMNKPAEYDSDDEIIAIGRSPTMRQPLIHAQNVPATGVPVPTLDQRASRNDAWSQRMREKYGLDTSQFTYNPSDPSRYQQNGTPQAEERSRCTIM; encoded by the exons ATGGCGGCGTGCCGGGGCTTCTTCGAGTGCCTGCTCAGGCTGCTCAACTTCATCCTCACCGTCGCCGGCCTCGCCATGGTCGGCTACGGGATCTACCTGCTCGTCGAGTGGACGAAGATATCCGAGGACGGCAGCGGCGGGGGATTGACGGCGGAGGTGCTCGTCTCCGCCCGGCCGTTGTTGGGGGCTGTCGCTCTCGGTGACAGCTTCCTCGACGACCTACCCAAAGCATG GTTTATTTATTTGTTCATTGGTGTTGGTGCTATCGTCTTCCTCGTGTCTCTGTTTGGCTGCATTGGAGCAGGGACAAGAAACACATGCTGTTTGTGTTTC TATGCTTTCTTGGTCATATTGTTGATCCTTGCTGAAGCTGGAGCTGCTGCATTCATTTTCTTTGACCAAAGCTGGAAAGAT GTAATTCCAGTGGACAAGACACATAACTTTGATGTTATGTATGACTTTCTGAAGGAAAACTGGGAGATTGCAAGATGGGTTGCTCTTGGTGTTGTTGTTTTTGAG GCAGTGCTCTTTCTGTTAGCTCTGGTTGTCAGGGCAATGAACAAACCTGCTGAGTATGACAGTGACGATGAAATTATTGCAATTGGCCGAAGCCCTACCATGCGGCAGCCACTGATCCATGCCCAAAATGTGCCTGCCACTGGTGTTCCTGTCCCAACACTCGATCAGCGTGCAAGTAGAAATGATGCCTGGAGCCAAAGGATGCGAGAGAAG TATGGTCTGGACACGAGCCAGTTCACATACAACCCTTCAGACCCAAGCAGGTACCAGCAGAATGGCACGCCACAGGCTGAAGAAAGGAGTCGATGCACTATAATGTGA